A region from the Plasmodium berghei ANKA genome assembly, chromosome: 9 genome encodes:
- a CDS encoding tRNA-splicing ligase RtcB, putative translates to MMKHGKSEDVFKYIEKTNEKNLYRINKGLVPGMNVEGNIYVNEKLKLLIDEEIKMYQLNKCSTFLPAVIQIANVSTLPGIVKASIALPDVHAGYGFSIGNVAAFDMNNEKAVISPGGVGFDINCGVRLIRTNLFYNDIKDKQEELAQLLFNHIPVGVGSQGFILCNQNNLDDALSLGMDWSVKEGYSWIEDKLNCEDNGRSLYANSDYVSVRAKKRGITQMGTLGAGNHYAEIQIVDEIYNKKSAKLMGIEKKNQVCIMIHSGSRGLGHQIATDALIEMEKIMSKYKINVIDKQLACTPIHSPEGQNYLKAMGAACNFAWINRSSMTFLARQAFSKIFNQSPDDLDMHVIYDVSHNIAKIEEHFINGKVQNLLVHRKGSTRAFPPFHPLVPLDYQYCGQPILIGGTMGTYSYVLTGTEKAMENTFGSTCHGAGRALSRNKSRNALSYSDVLSNLKEKNISIRVASPKLIMEEAPESYKNVSEVVQTCHDSGISNKCFRLRPVAVIKG, encoded by the coding sequence ATGATGAAACATGGAAAAAGCGAGGATGTATTCAAATACattgaaaaaacaaatgagAAGAATCTCTATCGAATAAACAAAGGGCTTGTTCCGGGTATGAATGTAGAAGGGAATATCTAtgtaaatgaaaaattaaaattattaatagatgaagaaataaaaatgtaccaattaaataaatgctCTACATTTCTCCCTGCTGTAATACAAATAGCTAATGTCTCAACTCTTCCCGGAATTGTTAAAGCTTCTATCGCATTACCCGATGTTCATGCAGGTTATGGATTTTCAATAGGCAATGTTGCAGCATTTGATAtgaataatgaaaaagCTGTTATATCCCCAGGTGGGGTAGGATTTGATATAAATTGCGGAGTACGATTAATTCgaacaaatttattttacaacGATATTAAAGATAAGCAAGAAGAATTAGCTCAACTACTTTTTAATCATATACCAGTAGGAGTTGGCTCTCAAGggtttattttatgtaatcaaaataatttagatGATGCATTATCTTTAGGTATGGATTGGTCAGTTAAAGAAGGATACTCATGGATAGAAGATAAACTAAATTGTGAAGACAATGGTAGAAGCTTATATGCTAATAGTGATTATGTATCTGTTCGAGCTAAAAAAAGAGGAATCACACAAATGGGCACATTAGGCGCTGGAAATCATTATGCAGAAATACAAATAGTTGatgaaatttataataaaaaaagtgcTAAATTAATGggaattgaaaaaaaaaatcaagtATGTATTATGATTCATTCAGGTAGTAGAGGATTGGGGCATCAAATTGCTACTGATGCCTTAATagaaatggaaaaaattatgagcaaatataaaataaatgtaataGATAAGCAATTAGCTTGCACACCTATCCATTCACCCGAAGGACAAAACTATTTAAAAGCAATGGGAGCTGCTTGTAATTTTGCATGGATTAATAGATCTTCTATGACATTTTTAGCTAGACAAgcattttcaaaaatatttaatcaATCACCTGATGATTTAGATATGCATGTAATATATGATGTTTCACATAATATAGCAAAAATTGAAgaacattttattaatggTAAAGTACAAAATCTACTTGTACATAGAAAAGGATCAACTAGAGCATTCCCGCCTTTTCATCCATTAGTACCTTTAGATTATCAATATTGTGGTCAGCCAATATTAATAGGTGGTACAATGGGAACATATTCATATGTATTAACAGGAACTGAAAAAGCAATGGAAAACACATTTGGATCTACATGTCATGGGGCAGGACGAGCTTTAAGTAGAAATAAAAGTAGAAATGCATTATCATATTCTGATGTATTAAGTAACttaaaggaaaaaaatatatcaatacGAGTTGCTTCACCAAAACTAATTATGGAAGAAGCACCAGAatcttataaaaatgtttcaGAGGTGGTTCAAACATGTCATGACTCAGGAATATCTAATAAGTGCTTTCGTCTGAGACCTGTTGCAGTAATAAAGGGatga